Within the Fischerella sp. PCC 9605 genome, the region TTGAGTGCAGCTTTGACTGCATTAGGCGCAACGATAGAAATTGGTGCTGATACACGTCCAATATATTTACCAACTTCTGGAATTCCTTTAGCAGTATTTGATGGGCCCAATACTGGCACTTTGGCACGTTCGGCGATAGGGCCGGCGCTAAAAGCTTGTTGTGATAAAGTTGGACCTACAATACCTACAACTTTATCTTTGTTAATCAATGTTTGGAAAGCGTTAATGGCACTGTTTTCATCACCACCGGCATCTTGGAAAACTAATTTAATTTTTGTGCCATTAATGCCACCTTTTTCATTAAAATACTTTTCAGCAATTTTTACCCCAGCCACTTGCTCTTGACCAAGTAATGCCACGTTACTGGTTTGTGCTACGGCAATACCAATGGGAATAGGAGCAGATACACCTGTTGTTGCTGAGGTATTAGTTGCTGTGTTAGTATCGGTATTACTTGTAGTATTTGTACTAGTATTGTTGCCGCCACATGCTGTTAGCAAGACGGCGCAAGAAGCTAAGAATGCAGTTGTACGACCAATAGTTTTTTTCATAAAGTATATATTCCTTTAATCTATTTATTTGACCACATACAGGTACACTTTCCAAGTAGTTGCCTGTGGTCAAATAATAACGTGAGAGGATGTTACTTGTGGATGTGTATGAATAGATGCTGTCTCAGTTAACCAAGTGAGGCGATCGCTTCTCGGATTGCAGTAGCGATCGCTTCTTCAGGAATAACATCAGCGAATTGCTGACCTTGTAAAACCAAAAGCTGTTTAAACACAGGGTCTTTTTCTGCTTCTGTTAAAAGCACTTGCTTAATCAGTTCCGCTTGAGTTCCAGCTGTGGTAGCCACGTTTTGTCCTTGGAGTTGGGCAAGTAGATTTTGTACAGTTGCCTTTAGTTGTACTTGATCGGAACTATTAGCAACGATCTTACGAAGTTGATCGGCAGCTTCATGATATTCAATTTGCCCAGAGCCAGACAAGTTGGTGATTGTGCTACCAGTAATCCAGAAATTATTACCAAAACGTTTACTAATTTCTTTAATTGCCTCTGTTTGGTTTTCGACAATTCCTAGTAATCTGTTAATTTGCTGTTCTTTAGCAGCAAGTAATTGCTGTAACTGTGTATAGGAACCATTCAGGCGTTTCTCTACTTCTTGGGTAGGGACGTTCTCGTTATGAGTCACCTTCACGACCCACATATCCCCTCGTTTTTCTATTCCTTTGAGTTGTAATCCTAAACCGTCATCTTCTATTTGGAGTTTTTGCAGGGTGAACGCGAAAGCACGCCAGTTCATTCCTTCTTTGAAAACCAATTCAACGACATTACCGACTTCTTGATAGAGGGATTCAAATTCTCTAGGTTCAAAGTTGCGGTCTAATGGGTAGCGATCGCATGGCTTTCCTCGATCGTCTATTTTGCGGTATATATAGTCACATTTGACATTGTCAAAGCGGGTTTGACTGTTGACGCTCCAATCCTGAATGCAAATTCCGGTTAAGTTAGCACCAGTAAAGTCAACGTCTATACATTGAGCATGCACCAAAATTGCATCTCGTAGATCGGCTGCACTCAAATTTGCTCCATTGAGGTTAGTTTCTGTAAAGTTGAAATCTCGCAGAACTGCATTCCGTAAATATGCTCCTTGCAAATTCAGCCAACTAAAATTGCAATCATCACACCATCCCTCTGTTAGTAGTTTTTGCACTTTCGGATTATCTAAGTCTAGATAGCGGTTGTCTACTCTCGCTCTATCTAAACCTTTTACATTTATTAAACAAGTTCTGTAAAATTTATTGCCTCTAAAGTCAGTATTTGCTACTATAGCTTCTGTAAAATCAACACCGCTAAGGTCTAAATTGTAAAAACAAGTACTGCCCCAAGTGCTTAAGGCGATCGCCCAAGATTTTAAAAACAAAAAGCTTGGCTTTGGCTTATTGTTAAAACTCGTAACTTCAGAACTAGCTTTGACAATTGCAAGGCTAAAAATAATTCCCGTAAATATTTTTATAACTGTGAAATCATTAAAACTTAATACTCTTTCTTCAGAAGATTTAGCAACGAAATGGGCAACTATAACTGATAAAAAAATAATCAAAATCGCCATCAGTATTTTTATATATTTATGACGCTCGTTTAATAAAACAAAAACAAGTGAAAAAGATAAACTAATTGTCAAAAAACTGAAAAAACTTATAGCCAAGAAAGAGATAGTAAAAAATAAAAATAGATAATCTAATTTTTTAAATCTTACGAAGGAGGCAATAAATATTATTAAAGCGCTAACAATAGCTTTCCATAAACCACTAGTTAAACTAACGCGGCTTGTCTCGATCAGCCAAATGCTTAATACCACAATTGTATAAATAATGAATAAAAACTTATTGTCCCCCTGAAAGAAAAAAACTAATGAGCGACCTACATAAGCACTCATTACACCGATAAGGCTACCAGCCAAACAAAATAGACTAATTGTGAACAGTAAAAGGAAAAACTTAAAGATGATATGCTGCCCACAAGCTATACGCTGAAGATTAGAATCAAGTGATGCTTGGGAAAACTTTTTCCCATAGTATTTTTTGTAAAATTGACTATTCATAATATTAAATTGATAAGTTTTTGATTAGCCAAGAATATCTAAGGTATTAATAGAGATAGGGAGTAATTGATATGCCTTTGTACAGAATAATGAATAAAATAATTAACCATCTACAAACTACAGAACGTATTTGTCAGGTGGTTAATAACAAAATGATTTGCCAAGTAATCACTGGCAATATACCTCACGTAGGAACAGTATTAGACTTTCCAACAGAAGAAACAAGAATAGATGATGAAAAAATAGCCGAAATTATTAAACTACGTAAACCCGGAACCAAACCATTTCGTTATTTATCTGTTGGCGATCCAAATTATTTACCATTCTCATTTTTAGAACGAGGTTTGAGATGTGGTGCAGCAGTCTGCTTACTAAGGCGTCCGTACTCTCCTCAAGATTTGATGGATATAATTAGAGACTATACTACCGATGAATTTCCTGCAATACTTGATATTCTTTCCCAAGAGCTTGCTATTGAACCAGAATTTTGGCAGAGGTTTACAAAGGTTTCAGAAGCTCTGGAAGATGAAAATTTTAACAATTGCATGACACAAAATCGTGATAAACGAATTTTAGTACCAATTGCTACTGGCTTTCTAGTTGGTAGAAATTATTTATTAACTAATCATCATGTATTGCCCAGTATAGAAGAGGCAGAAGATTTTATTGCTCAATTTCGATATGAAACAGATGAATTAGAACGAGATAATAATTGTGCCAATTATAGGTTCGATACAAGTTTCTTTAAAACGAATGATAAATTAGATTATACTCTGGTCAAACTTCATAGCCTGAGTGAAGAAGAAAGGCTAAAAAATAGGCTATCCTTCTTGGAAGCAGGAGATAATTTTGGGTGGTTATCAATGCAAAAAGAAGATAGACTTATATCACCTACCCTGACTATAGATGACGCCAAACGTATCCAAGAAAAACTTCCAGAAGCATGGAAAAATATTCCAGAAGATTTACAAAACAAGGCAACGATATCTGGATTACCAGGAGAACCTGTCAATATTATTCAACATCCCCGAGGTAGATACAAAGAAATTATCCTATCAGATAATAGAGTGCAAGTAATCTATGAGAATTTCCTAGAATATGCAGCTGATGCTGATTTTGGTTCATCTGGTAGTCCAGTATTTAATGTGCAATGGCAGTTAGTCGGCTTGCATCATGCAGCTTTAGTTGAATCAAACAATGAAGCCAATGATAATTCCTCAGAGACTCAGATAAAAGTGAGGGGAAATGTAGGCATCCGAATTCATCAGATTGTGAAAGATTTAGAAGGACAGGAAGGTACAGAAGATTTTTTAAATGAATTTGTTTACAATCAAGGCAGAACAAAAAGAAAAGTATATATTTTAGCGGGGCGCAAGAGAGAAGATGTATTTGAACGAGAAGAAGATGCAGAAATTGACGCTCAAATCACAAAAGCACTGGGTCAGGAAATTGTTAATATTCTGAAAACTAGTTTTCCCTCTAACTTTAACCCTCAACTTGTTCCTGAAGAGAATCTTAGCAGCCAAGAAGATGCGATCGCATGGATTAACCAAAGAACAGAACAAGACTATAAAGTTGGGGATGTAGCATTAGAAATCTTAACAAACTATGCTTCTCAACCTCCGCAAAAATCTCCATACTCAAAAACTTTTGAAGTCAGAGGAGCAACTGTTTACTATATTCAGTTCAAATCTGAGCGAAAAGCTCATGCTGAAATGTTGTTAAATTCACTAGTGAAGAAAGTACCTGAGCTACCTAATCGAGGAGCACAACCAGACACAGCAGTTATTGTTCAGGGTTTAGATTTCTGTCGTGATATCAAGATGCCCTCTCTAGATTTATTTGTAGGGTACTTAAATAATTCAAAGGATCTGGAACTCCTGAAAAATCGAACTAACGACATAGCCTCAGGAATAGCTAATGGACTGGTTGAATGGAGTAATTACCTATGTCCGCAACCCCAGCAACAAGCGTTGTTAGCCTCACAAAAAAAATATGTTTCTTCAGTACCTGAAATAAAAAATGACAAATGAAAAGATTAAAATCCTAATCCTGGCAGCAAACCCAGTTGATACAGGCAGGTTACGCCTCGATGAAGAAATGCGGGAAATCTACGAAGCCTTGGAAAGAGCCAAAATGCGAGATCAGTTTGAAATTATCTCGCAGTGGGCAGTGCGCCCTAACGATTTGCTACATGCCATAGTCAAGCATAAGCCACAAATTGTTCATTTTTCTGGACATGGAGCCGGAATTGAAGGATTAGCCTTAGAGGATGACTCAGGGCACATGCAGCTTGTCAGTACAGAAGCTTTAACGCAGCTATTTAAACTGTTTAAAGAGAAAATTCAGTGTATTTTGCTCAACGCCTGCTATAGCGAGGCTCAAGCTGAGGCAATTCACCAACACATTGACTATGTAATTGGGATGAATAAGGCAGTTGGCGATCGCGCCGCAATCAGATTTGCTGAGGCATTTTATCAAGGATTGGGCAACGAACTATCAATTGAGGATGCCTATGAACTTGGACGGGTTGCCATTCAACTAGCAGGCATTCCAGAGTCTCTCACTCCCATCCTCAAAAATCTACCAAAACCGACTGCTGAAAATCAAACCAGTTCTCAGCAGGAGCAAAAACAAGCAAAATCCGAAGAAATTTCACCTTTTAGCAACGTTTTTAATATATCAGACAGCAACATCAAAAACGTTAGTGGCTCAGGAACAATCAATTATCAAGAGTTTTCTAGCTGATGGTAATTGGCTTTTGACCCTCAACTTGTGGTAATACTTGACCAATTATACAAGTCTGTTCATAACCAAAGGCTTTAAGTGTAGCTAAACAGCTATTAGCTTCTTCTTCGGGAATGGAGGCTAAAAGACCACCAGAGGTTTGCGGGTCAAATAATAAAGGAAAATTAGAGTGAGATTCCCATTGTCCCAAGTTAGAAATATAACGTGAAGCACGCAAATTTTCTGGATGCAGTGAGCTAACAATCCCTTGTTGTACTGTTTCTCTTGCGCCTGCTAAAACTAGGATCGCTTCCAGTTGCAACTCCACCGCTACACCACAAGCTTGCACCATCTCCATTAAGTGTCCCAACAAGCCGAAGCCTGTTACGTCAGTGCAAGCCGTTGCCCCATATTGTAATAAACATGTAGCCGCAGCCTGATTTGACAACAGCATTGACTCCACCGCACCATCAATCCAACCACCTTTAGCTTGGCGACGCATGTCAGCAGCAAATAATGTCCCAGTTCCCACGGCTTTAGTTAAAATTAACACTTGCCCTGGTTGCATACCACTTTTACGCAGCAACTTGTCAGGATAAGCTAAACCATTGCAAGATAAGCCAAATCCGAGTTCCGCGCCTTCAGTTGTGTGCCCCCCAATCAGAGGTGCTTGTGCTTGATTTAGCACCTTTACCGCACCAGATAATAGCTGATAGAGGGTTTCTTCGACTTTGGCTGGTGCAGCGTAGGGAATGGTAGCTATAGCCAAGGCACTTTGCGGTAAAGCCCCCATTGCAAAAATATCACTCAAGCAATGATTGGCGCTGATTTGCCCAAAAATATACGGGTCATTAATCAAACTGCGAAAATAATCTATCGTCTGCACCATTAATTGATCGGCTGGCACTTGTACCACCGCTGCATCATCTGGTGTGTCCAAACCAATGATGATATCTTTTCTGTCTTCCCCTAGAGGTTGTTCTCGCTTGATGCGGTAGAGGACTTTCTCTAAAACTGTACTACCCACTTTAGAACCACATCCAGCACAGCGCATTACTTTGTCCTTTGTCATTTGTCCTTTGTCATTTGTCATTTGTATTTTGTTATTGACCAATGACATTTCTGGAAGATTACTGAACCGTTTCATAAAGCGACGGTCGATCCAATCTTTCCACAGCCACAATAATTTATGAGGTGGCAAGGTCAAAAAGCCGCGTGTGGCGATCGCTTTGCCATCGCCAGTACCTATTAAACTTAAATATTGTTTCTGCGGTTTATAGGGTTTGAGAGATTTTCCTAGTAAAAATCGGCGTAAATTCTCAAATAGTGGCTTCCCTTGCCGAACAGCAAAAACTCCTGCTTTCGGACGCGGATGATTTACCATCGTGGCAATATCCCCCGCTGCAAATATGTGTGGGTGGGACACAGATTGCAATGTGTCATTGACCAGAATAAAGCCCTGCTCGTCAGTTGCCAACCCAGCTGCTTTAAACCATTGTGGTGCTGATGCTTGTGTCACCCAGAAAATGCGATCGCACTCCACTGTTAACCCAGATTCACACACAATCTTATATTCCCCCCTCTCCTTATATTCCCCCCTCTCCGCAAGCGGAGAGGGGCTGGGGGTGAGGTGCTTTGGTTCTACTTTACATACACTTTCCCCTAAGTGCAGTTGAATACCGCGTTCAATCAAAAGTTGCTTGACCACACGCCGCACTGACCGATGATAACTAGGCATTAGTTCAGCATCTCGCTGGAATAAATGAATTTCTAAAGCCTCCCTTTTGAAGGAAGATTCGGGGAAATCTCCAAAATCTGGAATGGATCGAAACTCCGATCCCATTTTTCGATCAAGTACCCAGTCCCCCTTTGGGTTCGCCAGTCCCCCATCTGGCACCAAGCCCTTACGAGTTCGGAATTGCTCATGGAGGAAACCACGGCGACGGCGCTTAAAGTTCGGACGCTCTTTCCGCACCCGCGCCTCCCCAAGACCGCGTTCCTGACCAAGACGGGAAGTGTTCTCACCAGTAAAGAGTCCCCAATCCCTAGTACCCTTTATATGTGCTTGCATTGATAGCGACAACTCTACACCACCAGCCCCTCCACCGACAATGGCAATCTTTAATGATTTTTGCGGTTTTTCTGCTAAATTTTTTAATAGCTGATCCCAATGTTCTAGTAATTTTGATACTGGTTTTGCTCCAATTGCGTATTCTGCTGCTCCTGGTACAGAAATCGTCGCTGGAGTACTACCAATGTCAATTGACAGCACATCAAATGCTACTTCTGGGCGGTTAGCACAAATAACTTTTTTATTTTCCAGGTCAAGACCAACTACTCGGTCTATATATAATTGCGCTTGAGCAAAGTTTGTGCTTCGTCGCAAGTCAATATGACATTCATCATGGCTATAAAATCCGGCAATATGACCTGGTAGCATTCCAGAGTAGGGTGTATCATTTTTTTCGGTAATTAAAGTTAATCGCACTCCCGGAAGAGGTTTCATGCCAAACATCAAAAGCGCAATTGCATGACTGTGACCACCACCAATCAGAACTAAATCTTGGACTATGGGCTGTAAATTTTGTTGCATATTAATACTTTGATAAATGCTTTGTATACCCTCCTCTATCTTCCATTTTGGAAAAAGATAAGGAAAAACTTTTATTTTTTGCTGATATGTGGTAATAATCCTCAATCAGTTTTTTAACAAGAAGCTTATTGAAGGATTATTCGCAGTAATAGGGAAAATCATGGCATTTATCGTGATTTATAGCGAAATAATCCTGCTATTATTTCCAAATCAGTTTCTATTGGCTTATAACTGACTTGCTGGGAGAAAGTGATTTAGAAACTTCTAAATAAAAAAATATTCAATCGCTCGCAAAACAAGGAGGACAAGGAGGACAAGGAAAGGGGCAAGAAGTCATATTGGATGCATGAGTTGGATAATTTATTTTTTGGAGTTCTCCGATCCCGAGTCTGCCTAGCCTTGTACTTTTTAAGTAGACTACTTGCAGAAGTCGGGAAAGGGGAAAGGTAAAAGGGATTGGTTTTTTTCTTTTCCCTTTTCCCACCTTTTGCAAAAGTCAAACAATTTTGGATTTTAGATTTTGGATTTTGGATTGAAGAGGCACGGGTGGCTCTCATAGCGTAGCCACACAGAGTGCCGTCTCACCGATAAATCCGGGGGCTTGTACCATCAAAGAATGATTGGTCACTTTTGCAAGAGGTTCAGAGGGGTTTTTTTCTCCTAAACTCCCACGGGTGCTCACAATCAACAACTAACATCCAACGAACAACAGATAACAGATTCTTGATTGTGCCTTTTGATAGATATTGATATTTAGTGACAAATGGTATACTCTTTTTTTTCAATATTGTACGTAATAATTCTGTGTAGTGAGGATTACTATTGATATGTCTGAGATGTCTGGCAGGAAGACAGACGCATTAAAAAGTTGGTTGATAGCAATCACACTCCTGTTTAGTTTATCACCGACTATAATTTTCTTTGCTGTCTCAAAATTTGAGGGATTGTCAAATGAACAAAAAGTTGTTAACAGAAATCAAGCATTAAATACAACAGCCACATTTTTTCTAGGATTGGCTGTTATGGTTAATGCTTTCTATGCAGCCAAGCGTACCGAAGCAATGCAAAAAAGTGCGATCGCTGCTGAAAAAAGCAATGAAATTGGCATCAAAAACTTACAGCTAGCGCAAGAGCAGTTGATTGCAGAACGCTGGATGACAGCGGTGACTCAACTCGGGCATGAGGATGTAGCAACACGGACAGGGGCAATTTATGCCTTAGAAAAAGTAGCCCAGGATTCACCACAAGAATACTGGACAATTATGGAAATCCTCACTGCCTTTGTGCGAGAAAATGCTGGCATCAAGATAGATCGGGAAAACTCTGTTGAGGAACTCGCAAAAATAGCAAGAATTTCCACAGATGTACAAGCAGCCCTGACAGTAATTGGCAGACGCAATCCGCAACAAGACCGAGAAAATCAAAAACTCGATCTACGCAATACAGATATCAGACGAGTAGACTTGACAAATGCCAATTTGCAACGTCTAGACTTGCGGGGAGCAAACTTGATTAAAGCAGACCTGCGGAAAGCTAACTTGTTTGAGACAGACCTCGAAGGTGCTAAACTTTGCGGCACAGTTCTTTATGAAGCCAATTTGCAATCATGCAATCTGCAAGAAGCCAACCTCTGTGGGGCAAATTTAAATAAAGCCAACCTCTGTGGGGCAAACTTGCGGTCTGCGAATTTATCTGGAACTAGTTTGCGTGCTGCCAATTTCTCAGGAGCAAACCTGTACAAGGCTAACTTGCAAGGAGCAAACCTAAAAGTAGCTAATCTCTCGAAAGCCAAGTTGTTTCTTGCCAACTTGCAAGGAGCAAAGCTTGGTAAAGCCAACTTACAACTGACAGGATTAATAGGTGCAAACCTCAGCCAAGCTAACCTAAATGGAGCTAATTTGCAACAAGCAAATTTGAACGCCGCCAAACTCGAATATACAGAGGTATTTTTTGCTAATTTCTGTGAAGCCAGCCTTAGAGAAGCGGATCTTTCAGGAGCAAACCTGATGGGAACAAACTTGCAAAAAGCTATGTTCCATGAAGCTAATCTCTGCGGTGCAAATCTCATGGGAGCCGATCTGTTCGGAACAAATCTGTGTGATGTCAAGCTAGCAGGGGCAAACTTGACAGGAGCCAAAAATTTGCAATCACAGCAGATTAGGTTTGCAGTAGGCGATCGCACAACCGTTCTACCAGCCTATTTGGAAACTCCTGTACATTGGATGCGTTCCGAATATTCACATCAATCTGCTTCTGAAGCAGAATAAATAACTTTTGGGCAGCACAATCCCGATAACTACCTAAAGCTTTCTTAACGCAAAAATCAATTTTTCTAGCATATCACCTTTTCAGGGTGCTTCCCAAAATATAAACTTACGTAAATATTCAATGTAAAATTTTAAATTACTTCATAAATATCAGAACCTCGCACTCAAGACTTTATCTCTGATGCATCGATAAGACTAGCAGGCTGGCAAGGATGCCTATAAGCTCTTTTAGATAAGACTTTCAGTATTTTTATTTTTGAGATTTTTTTAAAAAGAGATGATGAGTATTGTGGAAGCGTTAGTTGAATTCCGAACAGATCAGGTAATAAAAAGTTAAATAAGCTGACGGATGGTTCCGGTTTTGTTAAAAAATATATGAAGAAGTAAACCAGGGTGCTATGAATCCCATCTTCTCGAAGGATTACTCGACCGCTTCCAAATCACAAAACTAGTGATTCTGTCCAGAATATCGACCTGACAAAGTTGTCTCTAATGGAATTCAAAGCATGGCTATCATAGAAGTAACTACTGCCGCAGATAGTGGAGAAGGTTCTTTACGAGCAGCGATCGCATCTGCCGAAGCAGGAGATACCATCAAGTTTGCTTCCAGCCTCTCCAACCAAACTATCAAACTCAACAGTGGGGAGCTTAGCATTACCAAGAATCTGACCATTGATGGAGGAGGTGCCGCAAATTTAACGATTAGCGGCGAAAATGCCAGTCGAGTATTTGATCTAGAGAAACAAAGCAATGTTACGCTACGAAACCTAAACATCGCCAACGGTAAGACGACGAAAGAAGGTGGTGGTATCAGAGTCGATTTCGGTGGCACTATAACGGTAGACAATTGTCAATTCAGCAATAATCGCGCTGGTAAAGGCGGAGCCATCCATCTTGGTTTAAATGGTAAGGCGACAGTGCTGAACAGCCGCTTTGACAGCAACGATGGAACCTTAGCAAAATCTCCGTTCAGCGCTGGGGCGATCGCCACCGCTGGTGTCGGTGTATTAACTGTCAAAGGTTGCGAATTCACCAATAACAAGGGAATAAATGGCGGAGCGCTGTATAGCATACAGGGTGAGTTGACAGTAGAAAAATCAGTCTTTCGTAACAACAGTTCAGAACATGGAATGGGTGGCGGCGCTATATTGGCCGATGGAGCAGACCCGAAAGGAAATAAAGCCATTGAGGGAGGTACAATTGCCATCCGTGATAGTCGCTTTGAAGGGAATCAGACCAAAGGTGAAGGCGGCGCAATCATGTCCTGGGGTTACAATCCAGACGAGATAATTATTGAGGACAGCACCTTCGTTGGCAACTCAGCAAAATTCAGCGAAAAAGGGGTCGCACGAGGGGGTGCGGTGCGATCTCACGGCAAACTAACAGTTAAGAACAGCACCTTTGCCGACAATACTTCCGACAACCAAGGTGGAGCTCTCTGGTTAGATGGACCCCATGAAATAAATCTCATCAACAGCACCTTGTCTCAAAATAAGGCGATCAAAGATGCGGGTGGGGCAGCGTTCATTAGCAATGGCGAAAATGTTCCTGTCAACATTGTCAATACCACCATTGTCAAAAACGATGCCGGACGGGCTTGTGGGGCAATTTGGTTCGGACATAAGAATAAGCCTGTAAAACTTACCAACTCAATTGTTGCTCACAATACGTCAGCTACTCGGTTACAACAACAGGTTGTGTTTCAATTACAAGATGGTGGCGGCAACATCGAATACTCAGAAGATGAGATAGCTAATCAAGTTGTAGCGGGTAGTAAGAAGGTTGACCCTCTTGTTGGAGATTTACAAAATATTGACGGGCATCTAGTACATAAGCTCGCATCAAACAGCCCCGCCATCAATGCTGGTAAAAAAGGTACCGGTATACCCACTATAGATCAACTGGGAGTGGAGCGAGATGGTACACCAGATGCTGGAGCATTTGAGGTGGTTTCTAGTAAACCTGCCGAGGTGCTTTCCAGTAACAGTACTCAACCTAGCACATCTTCAGGACAGAATCAGTCCAATCCCAATTCAACCAGCACTGTCATGGGTACTTCGCTCATTAAGGGTGATGAACGTAATGACAACCTCAAAGGCAGTGAAAGCAACGAAAAATTAGTTGGTAACAATGGTGGCGATACTATCAATGGTAACGGAGGAAATGATGTCTTGCTTGGTGGCAATGACAATGATTTCTTAAATGGTGGTAATGGTCAAGATATCCTAATTGGTGGCAATGGTAAGGATGTCCTGATTGGTGGAGCAGGCAAGGACAAGTTTTCTTACGAAAACTTTTCGCAAAGGGGTGATACCGTCTTCTATTTTGAACCGACAAAAGACGTGATTGATATTAGCAAAGTTTTGAATGGATCTACATCTTCCAGCCGCAAATCTTTCCAGGAATACGTACAACTAAAGCAAGTCGGCTCTGACACGGTTGTTAACGTTGACGTAGATGGTAGCCTCAACCGCAATAATTTTCAGGAACTTTTGAAGCTGAAAAACGTTACAGCTAGTAGTTTGACTGAGAATAACTTCGTTTTATAACAGTTTTATAAGGCAGGAAAGGTTAAGAGGCCATTTAACCTTTTCCCTGCTTATACAGCAGATTTCAAGTGAATCAAGTACAGTTAGCAAATCCCTCACCCTCTTTCCCTCTCCCAATATTGGGAGAGGGATGTCCGTCAAAAGTGAGGGTGTACTTCATTTCCATGCAAAGTGCTGTATCTATTGCGGTATAAGCCAGACAGCTTGCACAGGACAGGCGAGACACTCCGAAGTTTGAAGCGGAGGAAGCCTCCGCTTTAACTTCTCTCCATTCCACAAGAAAATCATAATGCGCCAAATTACTCCGGTCACGCTACTACAATGCGTTTAAGTCTTGTTAAGAATTTTTCGGGAAACAGTTTCCAGTAGCAGTGACTGAGATGAATGTAAAAAGAAGTGGTCTCCTGGCAGCATATGCAATGAGAAAGAAGCACTGGTTTGTTCCTGCCATGCTTGGATGTTCTCACGGCTGACTTCTTGGTCTTGCAAACCGCCAAAAGCAGTGATAGGACAATCTAGCGGCGGTTTTTGGGTATAAACGTAAGTTTCTAAGACTGCAAAATCTGCCCGGAGAATGGGAAGAAATAATTGCATGAGTTCGTCGTTTTCCAACAATGCTTGTGGAGTACCGTTGAGACGACGCAACTCTTCAATGAATTCAGCCTCTGGTAAAGCGTAAATTGGTGGCTTTTGGTCAGCAATTTGAGGAGCCCTGCGACCAGATACATACAGATGGTTTGGAACCATATCATACTGTTTGCGGAGTAGACAAGCTAATTCAAAACTAATGAGTCCACCCATGCTGTGACCGAAGAAAGCAAATGGTTTGTCTAAGTTTGATTTGAGAACGCTAGCCAATTCTTCGACTAGAGGCTCTAATCGATTAAATGGAGATAATTTCATCTGCATTCCTCTTCCAGGAAGTTCGATCGCACAA harbors:
- a CDS encoding CHAT domain-containing protein codes for the protein MTNEKIKILILAANPVDTGRLRLDEEMREIYEALERAKMRDQFEIISQWAVRPNDLLHAIVKHKPQIVHFSGHGAGIEGLALEDDSGHMQLVSTEALTQLFKLFKEKIQCILLNACYSEAQAEAIHQHIDYVIGMNKAVGDRAAIRFAEAFYQGLGNELSIEDAYELGRVAIQLAGIPESLTPILKNLPKPTAENQTSSQQEQKQAKSEEISPFSNVFNISDSNIKNVSGSGTINYQEFSS
- the selD gene encoding selenide, water dikinase SelD, whose translation is MQQNLQPIVQDLVLIGGGHSHAIALLMFGMKPLPGVRLTLITEKNDTPYSGMLPGHIAGFYSHDECHIDLRRSTNFAQAQLYIDRVVGLDLENKKVICANRPEVAFDVLSIDIGSTPATISVPGAAEYAIGAKPVSKLLEHWDQLLKNLAEKPQKSLKIAIVGGGAGGVELSLSMQAHIKGTRDWGLFTGENTSRLGQERGLGEARVRKERPNFKRRRRGFLHEQFRTRKGLVPDGGLANPKGDWVLDRKMGSEFRSIPDFGDFPESSFKREALEIHLFQRDAELMPSYHRSVRRVVKQLLIERGIQLHLGESVCKVEPKHLTPSPSPLAERGEYKERGEYKIVCESGLTVECDRIFWVTQASAPQWFKAAGLATDEQGFILVNDTLQSVSHPHIFAAGDIATMVNHPRPKAGVFAVRQGKPLFENLRRFLLGKSLKPYKPQKQYLSLIGTGDGKAIATRGFLTLPPHKLLWLWKDWIDRRFMKRFSNLPEMSLVNNKIQMTNDKGQMTKDKVMRCAGCGSKVGSTVLEKVLYRIKREQPLGEDRKDIIIGLDTPDDAAVVQVPADQLMVQTIDYFRSLINDPYIFGQISANHCLSDIFAMGALPQSALAIATIPYAAPAKVEETLYQLLSGAVKVLNQAQAPLIGGHTTEGAELGFGLSCNGLAYPDKLLRKSGMQPGQVLILTKAVGTGTLFAADMRRQAKGGWIDGAVESMLLSNQAAATCLLQYGATACTDVTGFGLLGHLMEMVQACGVAVELQLEAILVLAGARETVQQGIVSSLHPENLRASRYISNLGQWESHSNFPLLFDPQTSGGLLASIPEEEANSCLATLKAFGYEQTCIIGQVLPQVEGQKPITIS
- a CDS encoding trypsin-like peptidase domain-containing protein encodes the protein MNKIINHLQTTERICQVVNNKMICQVITGNIPHVGTVLDFPTEETRIDDEKIAEIIKLRKPGTKPFRYLSVGDPNYLPFSFLERGLRCGAAVCLLRRPYSPQDLMDIIRDYTTDEFPAILDILSQELAIEPEFWQRFTKVSEALEDENFNNCMTQNRDKRILVPIATGFLVGRNYLLTNHHVLPSIEEAEDFIAQFRYETDELERDNNCANYRFDTSFFKTNDKLDYTLVKLHSLSEEERLKNRLSFLEAGDNFGWLSMQKEDRLISPTLTIDDAKRIQEKLPEAWKNIPEDLQNKATISGLPGEPVNIIQHPRGRYKEIILSDNRVQVIYENFLEYAADADFGSSGSPVFNVQWQLVGLHHAALVESNNEANDNSSETQIKVRGNVGIRIHQIVKDLEGQEGTEDFLNEFVYNQGRTKRKVYILAGRKREDVFEREEDAEIDAQITKALGQEIVNILKTSFPSNFNPQLVPEENLSSQEDAIAWINQRTEQDYKVGDVALEILTNYASQPPQKSPYSKTFEVRGATVYYIQFKSERKAHAEMLLNSLVKKVPELPNRGAQPDTAVIVQGLDFCRDIKMPSLDLFVGYLNNSKDLELLKNRTNDIASGIANGLVEWSNYLCPQPQQQALLASQKKYVSSVPEIKNDK
- a CDS encoding pentapeptide repeat-containing protein, whose translation is MAILIIFLSVIVAHFVAKSSEERVLSFNDFTVIKIFTGIIFSLAIVKASSEVTSFNNKPKPSFLFLKSWAIALSTWGSTCFYNLDLSGVDFTEAIVANTDFRGNKFYRTCLINVKGLDRARVDNRYLDLDNPKVQKLLTEGWCDDCNFSWLNLQGAYLRNAVLRDFNFTETNLNGANLSAADLRDAILVHAQCIDVDFTGANLTGICIQDWSVNSQTRFDNVKCDYIYRKIDDRGKPCDRYPLDRNFEPREFESLYQEVGNVVELVFKEGMNWRAFAFTLQKLQIEDDGLGLQLKGIEKRGDMWVVKVTHNENVPTQEVEKRLNGSYTQLQQLLAAKEQQINRLLGIVENQTEAIKEISKRFGNNFWITGSTITNLSGSGQIEYHEAADQLRKIVANSSDQVQLKATVQNLLAQLQGQNVATTAGTQAELIKQVLLTEAEKDPVFKQLLVLQGQQFADVIPEEAIATAIREAIASLG